A region of Methanomicrobiales archaeon DNA encodes the following proteins:
- a CDS encoding DUF1269 domain-containing protein, whose product MSELVVVAFDDENTAFRVRDKLVNLQKDHLIELEDLVVVVHQQDGKVNIKQAQDLVAGGALSGAFWGLLFGLIFFAPFLGLAIGAVMGALAGKLADYGIDDKFLKEVGEQVPPGSSAVFMLIKKVTPDKVLAQMGEFKGHVIQTSLTEEQENKVREAFGEKAQAAAEAGQAAPSA is encoded by the coding sequence ATGAGCGAACTGGTCGTAGTCGCATTCGATGATGAGAATACTGCCTTCAGGGTGAGGGATAAACTGGTGAATCTCCAGAAGGACCACCTCATCGAACTGGAGGATCTGGTGGTCGTTGTCCACCAGCAGGACGGCAAGGTGAACATCAAGCAGGCCCAGGATCTGGTCGCCGGCGGTGCGCTGAGCGGGGCCTTCTGGGGACTCCTCTTCGGGCTGATCTTCTTCGCACCGTTCCTCGGGCTGGCCATAGGGGCCGTCATGGGTGCGCTCGCCGGAAAACTTGCCGATTACGGCATCGATGACAAGTTTTTAAAGGAGGTGGGCGAGCAGGTTCCGCCCGGCAGCTCGGCCGTATTCATGCTGATCAAGAAGGTCACTCCCGACAAGGTGCTGGCCCAGATGGGCGAGTTCAAGGGCCATGTAATCCAGACCTCGCTGACAGAGGAGCAGGAGAACAAAGTGCGGGAGGCGTTTGGCGAGAAGGCCCAGGCGGCGGCGGAGGCGGGGCAGGCAGCACCTTCGGCCTGA
- a CDS encoding MFS transporter, whose product MDSTSDQPPSTSIAGPQNVILPLALAQFICSYAASNMNVAINDISIDLGTTVSGVQTTIAVFTLTMAALMIPGSKLTDILGRTYLFRRGLMVYGVGALIAAAAPGLGILILGYSLLEGIGTALLIPPVYILATVFTPDLTSRARAFGAISAAGGIGAAAGPLVGGVIVSVFSWRAAFVVQALVVAIVILQSRRIVDPGVQGPKPKFDIVGTILSAAGLFFVVVGILQASTYGFFRATQDFVIGSTVVIPQGGISPVWLFVSIGAILLIGFFWHIRSRERAGKEPLLHTRMFQNRASNLGLVTQNMQWLVLLGLSFVVSVYVQTVRGFSAIETGLVLTPATIGILLSSMAAGRLAKRRPQAVLIRAGFIITVVGVLLLLALVRETSNVFTFVPGLFLVGIGVGIMLTSSVNVVQSLFPEKDQGEISGLSRSVSNLGSSLGVAIAGTVIVSTLVTGNLGYALALVVLVFFAVVGLIAAFLLPANPVPEAPEPGPIPA is encoded by the coding sequence ATGGATAGCACCTCCGATCAGCCCCCTTCGACATCAATAGCAGGCCCCCAGAACGTGATCCTGCCGCTTGCGCTGGCCCAGTTCATCTGCAGTTACGCTGCCTCGAATATGAACGTGGCCATAAACGACATCTCCATCGATCTGGGGACGACGGTAAGCGGTGTCCAGACGACCATCGCCGTCTTTACACTCACGATGGCGGCCCTGATGATCCCGGGCAGCAAGCTGACAGATATCCTGGGTCGTACGTACCTGTTCCGGCGGGGGCTCATGGTCTACGGAGTGGGAGCCCTGATAGCGGCAGCGGCGCCGGGGCTCGGGATTTTAATCCTGGGCTATTCGCTCCTGGAGGGCATCGGGACCGCGCTGCTGATCCCGCCCGTCTATATCCTTGCAACGGTCTTTACCCCCGACCTCACCTCGCGCGCCCGTGCGTTTGGCGCCATCAGTGCGGCGGGCGGGATCGGGGCGGCAGCCGGTCCGCTGGTCGGGGGGGTGATCGTCAGCGTGTTCAGCTGGCGTGCAGCGTTTGTCGTGCAGGCTCTGGTCGTCGCCATAGTCATCCTTCAGAGCCGCCGGATCGTGGATCCGGGAGTGCAGGGCCCCAAGCCCAAATTCGATATCGTCGGAACCATTCTTTCGGCGGCAGGACTCTTCTTTGTGGTCGTCGGCATCCTGCAGGCCTCGACGTACGGCTTTTTCCGGGCCACGCAGGATTTCGTCATCGGCAGTACGGTCGTGATCCCGCAAGGCGGCATCTCGCCGGTATGGTTGTTCGTTTCTATCGGAGCAATTCTGTTGATCGGATTCTTCTGGCATATCCGCTCGAGGGAACGGGCAGGCAAGGAGCCTCTGCTGCACACCAGGATGTTCCAGAACCGCGCCTCCAACCTCGGTCTGGTTACGCAGAACATGCAGTGGCTGGTCCTGCTGGGCCTCTCCTTCGTGGTGTCCGTCTACGTGCAGACGGTGCGGGGCTTCAGCGCGATCGAGACCGGTCTGGTCCTTACGCCGGCCACGATCGGCATTCTGTTGTCCTCGATGGCTGCAGGCAGGCTGGCGAAGAGGCGTCCCCAGGCGGTACTGATCCGGGCGGGTTTTATCATAACGGTAGTCGGCGTGCTCCTCCTGCTGGCGCTGGTACGGGAGACATCCAACGTCTTTACCTTCGTGCCGGGCCTCTTTCTGGTCGGCATAGGCGTCGGGATCATGCTGACATCCTCGGTCAACGTCGTGCAGTCCCTCTTTCCCGAGAAGGATCAGGGGGAGATCTCGGGCCTGTCGCGCAGCGTCTCGAACCTGGGCTCCTCGCTCGGGGTGGCGATTGCCGGCACCGTCATCGTATCCACCCTGGTCACGGGAAATCTGGGCTACGCCCTGGCCCTGGTCGTTCTGGTGTTCTTTGCGGTGGTCGGGCTTATTGCCGCATTCCTGCTGCCCGCCAATCCCGTGCCGGAAGCCCCGGAGCCCGGGCCCATCCCTGCCTGA
- a CDS encoding PRC-barrel domain-containing protein has product MFILDSLVKDAVVRNTAGDDLGHIRDLLLDLAEARIVAAVLTTARYLGLGGKYYVIPWDAFEKRSADNVYILDIPKEKLARAPTFDINWTENITPDYLNMIFGYYGYRPYWEESRVNLLPST; this is encoded by the coding sequence GTGTTCATTCTGGATAGCCTGGTCAAGGATGCCGTCGTCAGGAATACCGCCGGCGACGACCTCGGGCACATCCGGGATCTGCTGCTCGATCTGGCCGAAGCCCGGATCGTCGCGGCTGTCCTGACTACAGCGCGGTACCTCGGGCTTGGCGGGAAATACTACGTGATCCCCTGGGATGCCTTCGAGAAGAGGTCGGCAGACAACGTCTACATCCTGGATATCCCCAAGGAAAAGTTAGCTCGTGCCCCGACATTCGACATCAACTGGACCGAGAACATCACGCCGGATTACCTGAACATGATCTTCGGCTACTATGGATACCGGCCGTACTGGGAGGAGAGCCGGGTGAACCTGCTACCATCCACATGA
- a CDS encoding IS5 family transposase, with protein MYHRYQGYSCQKGGDIGYDGYKRVNGNMLSALVDQQGLPLACLIALANIHDSQLYEPTMDAFEIPGTAEKPSIITADTAYDSHEIRRYNRKRRIRSNIPINPRNRTSPKRGRPVLFNRDLYKKRSAIERFFSWIEAFKKLIPRYERYEQSFLGLIHLACAVTIWRVLGRPHENETPSLRELLFSLVCEPSVHGWLQSGELCVSAYSVPGCTNEECGIGSAPGSPGGWEERAEGDWHPS; from the coding sequence CTGTATCACCGATACCAAGGATATTCGTGCCAAAAAGGGGGAGATATCGGATATGATGGCTATAAAAGGGTAAATGGGAATATGCTCAGCGCCCTGGTCGATCAACAGGGACTCCCTTTGGCCTGTCTGATCGCTCTGGCGAATATCCACGATTCTCAGCTCTATGAACCAACGATGGATGCATTCGAGATTCCCGGGACAGCTGAAAAACCATCGATCATCACCGCCGATACCGCCTACGATTCGCACGAGATCCGACGCTATAACCGGAAACGGAGAATCCGGAGTAATATCCCAATAAATCCGAGAAATAGGACATCTCCAAAGAGAGGAAGACCGGTTCTGTTTAATCGTGACCTTTACAAGAAACGGAGTGCTATCGAACGGTTCTTCAGCTGGATTGAAGCCTTCAAGAAGCTGATTCCCCGGTACGAACGCTATGAACAGTCATTCCTGGGGCTCATACACCTGGCCTGTGCCGTGACGATCTGGAGAGTTTTGGGACGACCTCATGAAAATGAGACCCCCTCATTGCGGGAACTCTTATTCTCCTTGGTCTGTGAACCTTCGGTTCATGGATGGCTACAGAGCGGAGAACTCTGTGTATCCGCGTATTCTGTCCCGGGCTGTACCAACGAAGAATGCGGGATCGGTTCTGCTCCCGGCAGCCCTGGAGGATGGGAAGAACGTGCGGAAGGCGACTGGCATCCATCATGA